A window of Carassius gibelio isolate Cgi1373 ecotype wild population from Czech Republic chromosome A3, carGib1.2-hapl.c, whole genome shotgun sequence genomic DNA:
TTTCTTTACACTGAAGAGCGTCAAAAACCATCTCCACAAGCCTCACCACAGCCGTGTCCACTATTGAATCTGACACACATTTCTGAAGAAGGGAGGCACTCTTTCCAACAGATCCGTCATGGACGGACACAGCGGGGACAGGAGAACAATAGTTTCTCTCAGTGTTTAGACAGGTGCTGATGTGAAGAGGAAAAACAAATTAGTTCAAGCACTCAGAATAAAGCACCATCTATTATTATATTTGTGTGCTGCGTGGAAATAGTTGTTGGCTAAATACTGTCTGAGGAAGCACTTTTgctgcatttataatgttatggaGCAGTTTGTTATGGTATATGCTTGAGCAAAAACTCATTCTTAAGAAACTGGGAATTACACACGATGACCGAGAAGATTGAGGTGTCTTTTGCTAAGCAGTAAACAACTTCACTGGGTGTGAGGGCCAGCCAATAGAGTCCTTTCGGAACAAGACATCAGTGTGCCTCCATGTGCTTGAGTGAAGATAGACAGAACCGCTGTTCATTCTGAGGAAAACGCCTCTTGGAATGTTGTTGGACGTATAGTGAGATCCTTGGTTCTTTGATATGGGTGTTTGTGGTCGAGTGACTGTGAAAAGCAGTCATCTATGTCTTATCAGTAGACGTTGAATTGTAGGCATGAACTTTTGTGATGTGAGGCTGTTCTTCGGGTGATGACGGATGCATTTCCTGTAAATGTGAATGTGTGGAAATGAGGGAAAAGCTAAATAGGTCCAGAAGAACTGCCCTTAACCTTCCTGTTGTGTAATTTGAGACTGACTGCATGCATGCTGTATCTTGAGGGTACATTTTTGATCAAGCAGATCCAGGATCATGTGATGATGTAGTGGTGATTCGTGGTATTGATTCACTAAAAGTCTAGCCTACATAAAAACAAAGGATGATGGGTTTTATTGCTTTTTCAGCCACAGTGCATTCCTTACAGCATTATGGGAGCCATAGAATAAAGATTGAGGAGATATAGGGCCCCTGGTAAAGCCTTGTGGGATAAGGGAGGCTAAGCTTGTATGGAATATCTATGTACTGACTGAGTCTATGTGTACATGAACAACCCtactgagaagaagaaaaaaaaatggactgcCGAGTTAAGTTATTAATGTTTGTATACGTCACTCAACATGACACACAAATTGACCCTGAACTTCAGAAACTTTAGACCTTGAACTCTAGAAATAGAGAATTTAAGGAATAGTTGTCCAAAAACTGCTGCTAAAACTTCCACTATGTACTACAAACATCCATTATACACTATAAACTTACACTATATAGTTACTGGACAAAAAACTAGCAGCTAGCCCCTGTATGCATGTACAGAATTCatagtgtgtatttttttatttatttaatttatttagttagtttaattacatttttgttttgttaatttaattatttattttacatttattttatctttcatGTACATAATTCAtagtattttaataattgtatgaattgtttatatatttatagtatatatttttaaagaaagctTAGATAATGACACACAGCTTTTTGATGTCACATTTGGTTATGTCAATCACAGGTATTTAATTTATGACTGAGCTAGATTGGGGCAATTACAGTAACTTGCCCCTTTTATTTCTTGGCTGTACTTCAAAAACTCATATGCGCACATACCTTCCAAATTCACCATGTGACTGTCTAACAAAACACTAATTATAACTTAATCTTTCtaaatttttttagattttaaattttaGATTTTAGTATTAAATAGTACGTTTATGGAATATTTATATCTCAACAATTTGATCATCATTCCTAAAAACACGTCCAACCAAACTAAACATCTGTACAAGATGGTCAAGCTTTATTCTACCTTTGTTCACCCTTTGATAAGTATTTAGAAAAAGTAGTTTCTGAGATGTTTCTCTAGGATCAGATTCTACCAAAAGCTGCCAAGTTACAATTAGAAAGACGCAGGAATCCTGGAGTACACAAAATGGCTCAGGCATGTTTCTATGTAACATTGATCCCCCATATTGAGGATATATGGACTGAAGCCCATCAAATGTCATTAGTTTCTTTTTTCACCCTTATTTTAATCATTATTCCAATTTAGAACATTAGATGCCAAATCTGCAATGGTAATGAAAGCACACTGGTGTTGAATAGCACATGCATTTATGGATCAGGATGATAGAGGAACTAAATTCAACTGAAAAGGCCAAAAAGGTGTAATAGAGAGTATCTGTAACTATGTGAAAGCTTTTCATGGCCCTCGGGGGGTATGAATACAGTACCTTATTCGCATCGCTGCAATGCTGAAAATGGCAGCTCGGAATTCAGCTTCCAGATGTGCCTTAGCAGAGGTGGTCTGAGCAACGTCTGAGCTATGTGCTTAGGATGGCTTTTCAAGGGGTCGTCTGGGAATACCTGTGAGGAATGTGATGGTGGGGGATGAAAAACCGCAACAGGCCCAAACTTGCCCTTTCCCAATAGCCCCCATCCGCCTGTCCAACAATTCATTCTCCCTGTAGGTGCATCTCTAAAACTTTCCCTCTCCGAACTTTCAGGTTAGCAAAGGAGCTACATTTACACTAGAAATGCTGCTGTTTATTATCATATGATCTTTATGTTTTTTAACAGAAATGCCATGGATAGATAATATACATGCATCAGTGACTTTATGGTGTCCCCTTGACCTCCCCAACCTGTCTCTTTGACGACCCCCTCTGCAATCATCCCCAGGCCCTTTCTCTGTTTGCCTTGCAGCCCCTCACCATAAACCTTAGGTCCAAAGTAGCATGGCAGCTAGTGTCATAAAACCATGAAATGCATGATCTTGAATCTATGTGAACACATAGTACGCATGAGGAAACATctcttttattacatttaatgtggCTTCCTTTAGAAGGAGTCACAGATATACTGACTGTGCAAGGTATTTTGGTTATTTGTGGCAGACAACATTTAAAGGAATCGTTCAccgaaaaataaaaatgcatcgtTTATTCAgcctcatgttattccagaccTGTAGGACTGTAATATTTCTTTAGAAAAATGATTACAGATATTTTGCTAAATGTCTCCGTGTGTTGCTGTCTGTCAGTGGGGTCAaatgttgttttggactttgttgactttttattgtatggacaaaaaacttTGAACTttgatttttggttgaactgttcctTTTGATCTTATTTCAGAAACCAATGGAAATCTGTGTCTATTTAGCCCATTAGAGAATTTTTTCCCCAAGGGACAAACAGTTCCAAGCTGCATTGAACCTATTTAACAGGAAAATACTAAAGGACCCAAAATGCCCTGAATGAAGGAATGTCATCAAATCTTTCACAGGAAGCATATACTACATAATAAGAGGCAATGACATCTATCCCATTTCCCAAAGAGCCATAACTCGAGTCGAGTTAGTTGAGAGGAAAGAGAGTAGGGCAAAGAAGGAGCTTCTCAGGTTTCTCTCTTTCATCAGATTGTGCCGGCATTGTGATTCTCCATGTGTTAACAGAGAGGATTAAACTGCAGCAAAGCTTTGAGAAAGAATATTGAACAGCACAGAGATGGTGCGCTCGGCTGCCAGCGTAATTATTTCCTGAGCGTTTGACAGGGTGCCAGTAATTACCTGATACCGGCCCCTTTTTATCTCAGTCAAAGGGGAGTACAAGTTTACACTTGCATGTGCTGCACCGTAAAAAAAGCTGTTAGACTGTGCCACTTGGTTTGCTGTCCCTCCCTCGCTTTTGTGTCTTTTCTTTCACTTCTCTGAAACTATAGTCAGCTAAAGTGGTGCGTACTTTGCCAAAGTGCACTTCTCCATCACTTTGAGTGCCATTGCGAGAGTACGGCAACTTGAACCTCTCCTTCATTTAATCATATGGCGGGATGCTGAAGAGAATGACATTGCTTGTAGCAGTGATGCAAACACGGCCTTATCAAGGGACTTGCTGCTGGAATTCGATTAGGCCTAAACTTTCACAGCTGTGCGGATGGTGACAGGCGAGCTGAAACAAAGGGTCTGTGGTCTCCTCACTGTAAAAGACGGGGCTGTTCCTGCGTGAAATGTGATTTAGTGCCTGTAGCCTTCATGACTCTAATTGGTAGCATACCCTACTGGAAGACAGGCATCCTTGTCTCCTGCCCTGCCCCCTGCCGGGTGAAGATAAAATCAGGGCTGCTGGGCGAAATGCTATGATAACTTCACACTGATAGCTGCTTGTTTACACAAGGCAGCACCTGTAGAGGGTTGAAAATCTTAGGTTGTGCCTGACATTCTGTCATGGTGCCTGGATTTTTGATATGCCAATGATGGCATGTGAGCCATAATAGTACTGCAAGCACTTCATGGCATCACACCCTAAACCGATTCAACTGTCATCACATGGTGCCATGGTGTGTACATGAAATGCTCAAGCTGCCACTTCTAATTGGGTCTTCCACAGAGCAGTTAGAACATTTGTACTGTTCACCACTGGAATTCTCAGTTACGGTGAAGGACTGTTGTAATCCAAGCCTTCAGCCCCTGACACTGTGTCTTTGAATTGTCCCTTTGTGCTGGAGGAAAAGCCACTGCCTCTCACAAAGGGAAAAGTTTGCAAAGCACTGTTTGCCTTCCGTTTTGTGTTGCTGCTTTGGAGAATGAGGGGATTATACAGTGTCACCATAATTTACATGCTCCAGGTGTAGACTTACCGTTCAGCCCTACGAGAGACTGTTTCCACTGTCTTATTGTGCATTTCCTTAGcacatgtttttaaatgacagaaaatgCTTTCgggtggcagtggctcagtggttcatgtagtttgtctacaaaccggaaggttggtggttcaatgcccggctccacctgaccaagtgtcgaggtgtccttgagcaagacacctaaccccaactgctcccgaaTAGCTGGATGGCGCcctgaatggctgacaccgcagtcggtgtatgGATGAGTGTTTTTGCTTGATTATGCTTtcgggcggcagtggctcagtggttcatgtagtttgtctacaaaccggaaggttggtggttcaaacCCCGGCTCTACCTGACCAAgtgttgaggtgtccttgagcaagacacctaaccccagctgctcccgacgagctggatggcgccttgaatggctgacaccgcagtcggtgtatggatgagtgtgtgaatgggtgaatgtgaggcaacttgtaaagtgctttggatggccatcATCCATTTGCTGTCTTGTTTTCTGGGGGGAGGGTctaatataatttaaagaaaaacatttacacgagcaaaaataatgttaatgtgttttcAAAGATCATATTTCAACTATAtaatgcttttgtttgtttgttcatttatctCAGTATGTCttagtatatttataattatttcaatacAGCTAAATTATTGAGACTTTCTTATGAAAGTTCATTAATCGATTGTTTGGGCTGTCTGCAAATATTTTCATCTACCTTAGTCCCAATCTCTTAAAGACTTACGAAACATAACCTGGGTGCTGGAATAAAGCATATCTCTTCACAGTTGTTATATCACCCTCAAAGGAAGATTGCACAGACACAATTGTAATTATAGCTTGGCCCTTCAAAATCTGTCTGACAGGCGTCCATTCAGAGAGAGCTCCAGGCTGCCCTCACCATGAAGTGTATCCTTTTAAGCGTTTAGTGCCTCCTTTAAATCAAAAACAGGAAATGACTCGAAACTGTCTTAGCTGATTTATGATTTCTATCATGAAAGAAGTCCAAAACTTTGATGTATTATCAGTATTATCACCAATTTAGAAATGTATTACCTGAAAAATTATAGCCTAGTGCTTCTGGAACTGAAATTTGCCCTTTGGTTATTAGGTACAACTTAACCTTcttcattttattatatgtattttattattcattaagcCTTCAAGAGTGTCTTCTGACATTGAATATTAATCAACTTTGTgcctttttttcttcacacagcTCTGAAGAGGTCCTTTGATATCGATGATGGGAATGAGATCCCCACATTCCCCCCTACGTCTTCTGTCACATCTCCCATCAGCCCGAGTGCCATCCTCAACCAGACAAATGAAGTGAGGAGTCCAGGGAACCAAGTGTCTTCTCCTTATCGCTCCAGGATTAGTATCAGCTGCAGTCCTGCCCAGAGCCCCGTTTTGAGAAATAGGATGGTGTCCAGTCTCTCCTTCAACCAAGGGAAAATGGGAAAGCCCACTATCAATGTCAGCTCTGGGATCAACAGAGCTGCCTCTTTTCAAAACAAATTCAACCCCAATGGCTTCACTTCGTCTTCTGGACCAGGAAGTGACAATGACAGTCTCCATAGCTCCTCTTCCAGTCTGGAATACCAGGCCTCTTCAAAACTCTGCTCCTACACAAGCGCACGCCAGAGTGCGGTTGGTGTTGGGGAATTCAAGGCCCAACATTTAGGCAGTTCTGCCATGAAGAAGTTCTCCTCACATGGAAACATGTTCCATTCAGAGCTGGAGGGTCCTCTGGTCATCCCAACTGAACCCATGGGTATTAGCCATGGCTCCATGCCTTCTTTGGACCTCCAAATGGAGACTGCAGGAATGAGACGAGTGGTTTCGCCTGGATCACGATTCACCAATACAGGTCCGCAGTGGAGCACAAGTCCCTATAACATCCAGAACAGCAGTACCTTTGCAAGGGACTCGTCTATCAACAGCCAGTCACCCAGGCCTAAAGATCCGGTGCGTCTCAACAAGTTTCCTCTTGACCTTGACAACTTGGTTTTCAAGTCTCAGACAGAATCTCCGGGAGCACCTAAACCACCTCCAAGATTCCACACACTGTCCAACAGTCCCACTGTCTCAGCAAGTCCCTCTGTATCCATTAGCAGCCTGGACAGCACTGACCTATCCATGGcccacaacaacaataacaacattattGAAAAGAAAGAGCCCGTCACTCCTCCTGGAGCTATCCCAGTACCCAACATCATTGAATCTCCTGTGCCTCTGTCTCCAGCCCAGACTCCACAATTCAATGTGGTCTCTAAACCCCAAGTGGTCCAGGTGGCCCCTGCCTCACCTTCCCTGTCAGGACAGATGGAGATCAGCCATGATATCAATCAGGACGATATCCATGCCAAAGAGAGCGTGGATTCCATATTACAGCGGATCGCCTCTTTCTCCAAAGTGGAGACTAAGGTGCCAGTGTCTGAGCCAAGTCTGGTCATCCCCCTGAGTAATGGAATCCAAAACGTTTCACAAGCAATACAATGTAAGCAGCTCACGAGATCTGAAGGTAAGATGTAGTGTCCTTAATAATTCAGTTACAGAGTCTTTATAGCTAATAACTTGGGTTATTAAAGTTAACCATAAGAGCTGGGTCAATGCCACTGGTGGTTACGCTTCatgtcaattttttatttttattgagtgTGCACAATGGGAGGTATGCCCTTTGCGATGAACACAATTAGTTAAGTAAACAGAACTGTGTGGGCCTAGAGGCAGCACTTTATTTGAAGTGCAGCTGTCATCACCGCTGTCTTTCTGCATCTTACTGACGTACTGTAGAAAAAAGGATGATAGGATAGAAGAAAAAAGACACAAGAAAAGAGGAATTCCTGGCATATTAACAAATAGCTGAGCGCAAACAGTGATAACAGTTCAGGGGAGACTGTCATCACTGCCTTCCCAGTAAAGTGATCCCTGGCAGACATAGCTGAGTGGAACGCTGCCAGAGGCTACAGAATCAGCCCCTTATACAGTTAAATTTCTCAGGTGTGTCAATCTCTGCTACCATGATCTCACCCAATCCAGAGATGCCTACCTTACTAACCATTGGGATTAGTGCTGTCAAGGAATTGGAGTCTTGTCACCATAATTATGTTCTTATGTATGGCTTTACATAGCAATTGACAATAATGAATTTAGCTGAACTGTAACTTAGTGATATCAAAGGCATCAGGGTGGAAAGTTCATAGTCAGCACCGTGGTAATTATGTTTTGTCACGCTCTGGTGTCAGATATCTCTCGAATCAGGGCATTAGTATTTTAAGTACATTTACTTTTacctttattcatttagcagatccAACGCGACTTCATCATATGGGTGACAGTAAGCTCTACCTTTCTTGGTTACTGTTGCTAACTAAAACACTATACTAAAACACTACTAAAACACAAATCACTAGAGCCaatttaccatgtttttggaTACATTTGGATGCTTGGACACcatgtttttgtgtaaactgGAAATCATACACAGCTCTTCCATATACTTGCATCAGAAAAGAACAAAACTTGACTGAAGTGGAAAAAGCATACTACCACACTATTCTTATTATTTACATGgcagaaatagtaagagtagAATGCATTCCAAATAGGTAATTTGTCTCTTTGAAAAACATGTATTTCAGACACTTGAGACAACAGAAAGAGATAAGCGAGACAGAGCAAACAGACCTAAATCTTGAATCTACCATAGTAATGATGAGGATTGAGTTAGGCTTCTGTAAAGGTTGGTTGCTAACATTAATTATATGATTATGGTTTGCTACACCTCTGTAGAACTATGGCAATGTCTTAAAATGGTGACATGTGCATGTTGGATCCATATAAATGGCAGTATGTTTGATATTACACTGGTGTACCACAAACTGTAAtgacattttgacatattttagaCGAAAATACACGTTGAGAAAGCTGTGGGTTTGATTTTGCCTGACCAGAAATGAGCTGGGGAATTTTCAGCTCCATATGTTGTGTATTTGCCTCTTTCTGTAGTAATTTTCCCTCCGTCTTCACTTCCTGGGGTCATGTTGCAGAGGGGAGAGGGGTGCATTTCTTGACCTGAGAAAACAGAGCATTGAACTAGAGGGAATCAACGGGCGCCTGCAACTATGTTTGGACACGTAGATCCTTCTTGTATAGCTTTCTGGCAGCGCTGGTTGTGCATCTCACGAGTAAGTTAACATCAGGGTGGGTGTCTTGACATCTGTGCTGATGCCAGGCAGCCAGGACCCCACGCAGAAACATCTCTGAAACATAAACATGACTTCATTTATACAATGATTTATAATTTGCAGTGTTAGGAAGTGTGGAAAAATAGGGGCTGCCCCAGGCTTGTACCTCAGGCTGAGCTGTGCTGTTTGTCAGATGGTTGAGTTGGAAGGCTGCGCTGATGGGTTTGGATGAAACCGACTTCCCAGTAGTTGCATCAGTGGAAGTCTGGGATGTGGGTGCTGTTTATGTCATGCTATCTGCTTCAGGCAGTGTTTTCAGAGGTTCTGTGgtgtcttgttttcttttaatttttatccCTTAAAATATCTGGGCGCAGTGCGCGTACGGATGTAGCCCTTTTACAAAGCCAATGGGAAATGCCCGCCCATGTTTTCACCTTGTTCCATGTCAATTatgacttgttttattttttgaaatggGATTATATTTAGGCCTTACGTCATCCACCCATCACTGAGATATATGTAGGCCCTTTGCACAGTTTCCTGTGATAACAAGGGAAAAGATCATTCACTGTTGAGGCCAAACCCACAACACACTCCCAACTGTGTTTATAGCTGTCCTGGGACAACAAGGCTTCCCAGTTCATTTATGCTGTCAGTTAACACTAATGTTAACGATATAAGCTATAGGGTTATCGTGATGATTTGAAGTACActtttaagaatttattttatttgtttatttatttatttatttttactaattcTGCTTACTATATGAAGAAGGCTGGCTATGCAAGACTAGTAGGCTTGCCACGGTATATGGCGATGGGTACGAGAGATGATGTTGAATTTTGTATTGGTAAATAAAACTTACTTAACAGATCCTTATTATAAAATAGAA
This region includes:
- the LOC127948666 gene encoding septin-9 isoform X1, whose amino-acid sequence is MSDISVNDHLEGILSDFEALKRSFDIDDGNEIPTFPPTSSVTSPISPSAILNQTNEVRSPGNQVSSPYRSRISISCSPAQSPVLRNRMVSSLSFNQGKMGKPTINVSSGINRAASFQNKFNPNGFTSSSGPGSDNDSLHSSSSSLEYQASSKLCSYTSARQSAVGVGEFKAQHLGSSAMKKFSSHGNMFHSELEGPLVIPTEPMGISHGSMPSLDLQMETAGMRRVVSPGSRFTNTGPQWSTSPYNIQNSSTFARDSSINSQSPRPKDPVRLNKFPLDLDNLVFKSQTESPGAPKPPPRFHTLSNSPTVSASPSVSISSLDSTDLSMAHNNNNNIIEKKEPVTPPGAIPVPNIIESPVPLSPAQTPQFNVVSKPQVVQVAPASPSLSGQMEISHDINQDDIHAKESVDSILQRIASFSKVETKVPVSEPSLVIPLSNGIQNVSQAIQCKQLTRSEDTVQEQGLDLEPPVRMEEEKEVMEEREVDERVVEMEHPLPCLSESDTQRIIKGRDLFGYVGIEAVLDQMRRKTMKAGFEFNIMVVGQSGLGKSTLVNTLFKSKVSRKSCTPNYEEKISKTVHLQSVSHIIEEKGVKMKLTVIDTPGFGDQINNENCWEPIVQYVNEQYEKYLKEELNVNRKKRIPDTRVHCCVYFLPATGHWLRPIDVEFMRRLGKIVSIVPVIAKADTLTLDERLEFKQRIRQDLQANGIRVYPQKEYDEDTEDRILNDKIRENIPFAVVGTDKEHQVNGNKVLGRKTKWGIIEVENVAHCEFAHLRDLLIRSHLQDLKDVAHNIHYETYRVKRLNESNANGVALSPLTLENGTLEKSDTESHL